From the Maioricimonas rarisocia genome, one window contains:
- a CDS encoding DNA-directed RNA polymerase subunit alpha C-terminal domain-containing protein — MSTSGWNANDLPGAPAPQVEQVNFVGLMRDSANFGPDELKQVVGAMSGPGAGDFRRAVEQIDAESSSNPTLKERAGIGLFYLGRHRRCVETLTGCEGGLGRFYLAQALATLGEHARAAEEFAEAGKRGYTPIECTLRQAGEVRRGGDLDGAEEIIRSTGGDGARLAEYSYQMGSVLFDRGDTFGAIEYFERAVDMDPHHSRALFSLGLLNSLHGNDDEAIRLYERCLSKPPYYLGALLNLGLLYEDKENYAAAQYCFERVLQQDPGNERALLYLKDIEATSNMYYDEETLKNQQRLEQLLNRPVTDFELSVRSRNCLTAMDIESLGDLTRISEQELLAGKNFGETSLEEVRDLMAAHGLSIGQNLHQKSREPAFSPKDLSPQEQALLGTPVSDLNLSVRSRKCMTRLGITTVGELVQRTPDELLAAKNFGVTSLNEIRQRLTEQGLKLRND; from the coding sequence GTGTCGACAAGTGGATGGAATGCCAACGATCTTCCCGGGGCTCCTGCGCCCCAGGTCGAACAGGTCAACTTTGTCGGCCTGATGCGTGACAGCGCCAATTTCGGGCCGGACGAACTGAAACAGGTCGTCGGTGCCATGAGCGGCCCCGGTGCCGGCGATTTCCGCCGCGCTGTGGAACAGATCGACGCCGAGTCGAGCAGCAATCCCACCCTCAAGGAACGCGCCGGGATCGGCCTGTTCTACCTTGGCCGGCATCGTCGCTGCGTTGAAACGCTTACCGGCTGCGAGGGCGGCCTGGGACGCTTCTACCTGGCACAGGCCCTGGCGACCCTTGGCGAACATGCCCGCGCTGCCGAAGAGTTCGCGGAAGCGGGCAAGCGTGGTTACACCCCGATCGAGTGCACACTTCGTCAGGCTGGCGAAGTCCGCCGGGGTGGCGACCTCGATGGTGCCGAAGAGATCATCCGCAGCACCGGCGGGGACGGTGCCCGCCTCGCCGAGTACTCGTACCAGATGGGATCGGTCCTGTTTGACCGGGGCGACACGTTCGGCGCGATCGAGTACTTCGAGCGTGCCGTCGACATGGACCCGCACCACTCGCGGGCGCTGTTTTCACTCGGACTGCTCAACAGCCTGCACGGCAACGACGACGAGGCGATCCGCCTTTACGAGCGCTGCCTCTCCAAGCCCCCTTACTACCTCGGCGCCCTGCTGAACCTCGGCCTGCTCTACGAGGACAAGGAGAACTACGCCGCGGCTCAGTACTGCTTCGAACGTGTCCTGCAGCAGGATCCCGGCAACGAACGGGCTTTGCTGTACCTGAAGGACATCGAAGCCACGAGCAACATGTACTATGACGAGGAGACGCTGAAGAATCAGCAGCGGCTCGAGCAGCTCCTCAACCGCCCCGTCACCGATTTCGAGCTTTCGGTCCGCAGTCGCAACTGCCTGACCGCAATGGACATCGAATCGCTCGGTGACCTCACGCGGATCAGCGAGCAGGAACTGCTCGCCGGCAAGAACTTCGGCGAAACCTCCCTGGAGGAAGTGCGGGATCTGATGGCGGCCCACGGCCTCTCGATCGGACAGAACCTGCACCAGAAGTCGCGCGAGCCGGCCTTCAGCCCCAAGGATCTTTCGCCGCAGGAACAGGCGCTGCTCGGTACACCGGTCAGCGATCTGAACCTGTCGGTCCGTTCGCGCAAGTGCATGACCCGCCTGGGAATCACCACGGTTGGCGAACTCGTGCAGCGGACTCCGGACGAACTGCTGGCTGCAAAGAACTTCGGCGTGACGTCGCTGAACG